In Pseudomonas glycinae, the DNA window TCACCGTCACCCATGACATCAGCCGCTTCACCAAGGCCGGACTGTTTTCCAGCGTGGGCAAGACCACCGATGTGTTCGTCCGCTTCTCGACCGTGGCCGGTGAGCGTGGCGCGGCGGATGCCGAGCGTGACATCCGCGGATTCGCCATCAAGTTCTATACCGAGCAAGGCAACTGGGATCTGGTGGGCAACAACACGCCGGTGTTCTTTCTGCGCGATCCGTTGAAATTCCCCGACCTCAACCATGCGGTCAAACGCGACCCGCGCACCAATATGCGCAGCGCGCGCAACAACTGGGATTTCTGGACCTTGCTGCCGGAAGCGCTGCATCAGGTCACGATTGTCATGAGCGATCGTGGCCTGCCGCGCACCTACCGCCACATGCACGGTTTCGGCAGCCACACCTTCAGTTTCATCAGCCCGGCAAACGAACGTTTCTGGGTGAAGTTCACCTGGAAAACCCAACAAGGCATCGAGAATCTGACCGATCAACAAGCCGCAACACTGATCGGCGATGACCGCGAAAGCGCCCAGCGCGACCTGTACAACGCCATCGAAGAAGGCCACTTCCCGCAATGGAAGCTCTACGTGCAAGTGATGCCGGAGCTGGACGCCGAGACCTACCCAATCAACCCGTTCGACCTGACCAAAGTCTGGCCCCACGCGGATTACCCGCTGATCGAAGTCGGCGTGCTCGAACTCAACCGCAACCCGGACAACTACTTCGCCGACGTCGAACAGGCGGCCTTCAACCCGGCCAACGTGGTGCCCGGCATCAGCTTCTCACCGGACAAAATGCTCCAGGCGCGCCTGTTCTCCTATGGCGATGCGCAGCGCTATCGCGTCGGCGTCAATCATCATCAGATTCCGGTGAACGCCCCGCGCTGCCCGGTCAACAGCTATCACCGGGACGGCCAGATGCGCACCGATGCGAACGCGGGCAGCACAATCGGCTACGAGCCCAATAGCTATGGCGAGTGGGCCGAGC includes these proteins:
- a CDS encoding catalase, whose product is MNKLTTAAGAPVVDNNNVQTAGPRGPMLLQDVWLLEKLAHFDREVIPERRMHAKGSGAFGTFTVTHDISRFTKAGLFSSVGKTTDVFVRFSTVAGERGAADAERDIRGFAIKFYTEQGNWDLVGNNTPVFFLRDPLKFPDLNHAVKRDPRTNMRSARNNWDFWTLLPEALHQVTIVMSDRGLPRTYRHMHGFGSHTFSFISPANERFWVKFTWKTQQGIENLTDQQAATLIGDDRESAQRDLYNAIEEGHFPQWKLYVQVMPELDAETYPINPFDLTKVWPHADYPLIEVGVLELNRNPDNYFADVEQAAFNPANVVPGISFSPDKMLQARLFSYGDAQRYRVGVNHHQIPVNAPRCPVNSYHRDGQMRTDANAGSTIGYEPNSYGEWAEQPDFSEPPLALKGSAGHWNHREDDDYFSQPGALFRAMSPAQQQVLFENTARSIHGASAQTRQRHIDNCTRADPAYGAGVAQAIEALS